One Acetoanaerobium noterae genomic region harbors:
- a CDS encoding alpha-amylase family glycosyl hydrolase: MNEKKARFISIGMVALAVLVGIFGYTRPEKLLSKEGVYYYIPVGDYIDSNGDGVGDIQGIIRNLDSLNDSNPNTSTDLGVNGIVISPVYLAKGPNKSEPLDYYKIDPEYGNLIDLEELISEANKRGMKVIMEMEFNHTSIDHEWFRQALSSAKSPFRSYYNLKGLDYQPRTESRLVNEESLWHRLNGLKYFSYKDYMTADLNYESAELRNDIKEIAIFYLETGLNGLKLKNANNIYTYYEEPNEDSRLEKNLDWWQSFRLACKEVDPDVYLIADVNDRAAVIAPYFKEFNTVMNVFAGERAIPYMIKSGKDMSADNGMFAKQMDNISSSYKKYGKNPIDGIYLSDESGTIMSKVGNHAKKSKLAASIMMTLPGNPFIYYGDELGMNDEKIQNPDSTIYNHYTDLIRLRQLHPALKTGSLIETSDDNVHVLSYIRYDSKEKENLLVIHNLSDDTQSAYIRELKSYDEKNIIHSTSNHDVMDKNLSKVQLSGYSTLVISLK; the protein is encoded by the coding sequence ATGAATGAAAAAAAAGCTCGTTTTATTAGCATAGGAATGGTAGCTCTTGCTGTACTTGTTGGAATATTTGGATATACGCGCCCTGAAAAGCTTCTTAGTAAAGAGGGCGTGTACTACTACATACCTGTAGGAGATTACATTGATTCAAATGGAGATGGAGTAGGAGATATCCAAGGAATAATCAGAAACCTAGACAGCCTAAATGATTCCAATCCAAATACCAGTACGGACCTTGGTGTAAATGGAATAGTAATTAGCCCAGTATACCTAGCAAAAGGTCCAAATAAAAGCGAGCCTTTAGATTATTATAAAATCGACCCTGAATATGGGAACCTAATCGATCTAGAAGAGCTTATTTCAGAGGCGAATAAGCGTGGTATGAAGGTCATCATGGAAATGGAGTTTAACCATACTAGCATAGATCATGAGTGGTTTAGGCAGGCTTTATCAAGCGCAAAAAGCCCATTTAGAAGCTATTACAATCTAAAAGGCTTAGATTATCAGCCTAGAACTGAGTCAAGGCTTGTCAATGAAGAGTCTCTATGGCACAGATTAAACGGCTTAAAGTACTTTAGCTACAAAGATTATATGACAGCTGATTTAAATTATGAAAGTGCTGAACTTAGAAATGATATCAAGGAAATAGCTATATTTTACCTTGAAACTGGACTAAATGGACTTAAGCTGAAAAATGCCAACAACATCTATACCTATTATGAAGAGCCTAATGAAGATTCTAGACTGGAGAAAAATTTGGACTGGTGGCAGTCCTTTAGATTAGCTTGTAAAGAAGTAGACCCAGATGTTTATTTAATAGCTGATGTAAATGATAGAGCTGCAGTTATAGCGCCATATTTCAAAGAATTTAACACAGTTATGAATGTCTTCGCAGGTGAAAGAGCTATTCCATACATGATTAAATCTGGCAAGGATATGTCAGCAGATAATGGTATGTTTGCAAAGCAGATGGATAATATAAGCTCGTCATATAAAAAATATGGCAAAAATCCTATAGACGGAATTTACTTATCTGATGAATCAGGAACTATAATGAGCAAGGTAGGAAATCATGCTAAAAAATCTAAGCTGGCAGCTAGCATAATGATGACGCTACCTGGAAATCCATTTATCTACTATGGCGATGAGCTAGGAATGAATGATGAAAAAATCCAAAACCCAGACTCTACTATATACAATCACTACACTGATTTGATAAGGCTAAGACAGCTTCATCCTGCATTAAAAACAGGAAGTCTAATTGAAACCTCAGATGACAATGTACATGTACTTTCGTATATCAGATACGATTCAAAAGAAAAAGAGAATCTTTTAGTGATACATAATCTTTCTGATGATACTCAGTCAGCCTATATAAGAGAGCTTAAATCCTATGATGAAAAGAATATAATTCATTCCACATCAAATCATGATGTCATGGACAAAAATCTCAGCAAGGTTCAGCTCAGTGGATATTCTACATTGGTAATTTCATTGAAGTAG
- a CDS encoding ATP-dependent Clp protease ATP-binding subunit has product MKKCSVCKKNIAMLFASTYENGKPEMKGLCLNCAKKMNIPGIDDLIKQTGMSEEELSAITDQMNDSMSMFDEDSEMDFLSNFKDADKEDEVQIEENEEAEAHQDEVEDKEPSKKKKKKKKYLDTFGTNLTDKASKNQIDKVIGRDKEIQRVIQILNRRAKNNPVLVGEPGVGKTAIAEGLAVRIAEKQVPSKLLNAEVYLLDMTAVVAGTQFRGQFEGRMKSIITEAQSYGNIILVIDELHNIMGAGEVHGGTMNAANILKPALARGDVQIIGATTLSEYRKHIEKDSALERRFQPVIVDEPSEEESIEILKGIKVYYEDYHQVSISDEVIEAAVKMSNRYITDRFLPDKAIDVIDEAGSRANLVNEVLTSIEDYKTQLMQSTYLKDQASEKGDFEGAAYYKAEEIRLTQKIELLEKSSKTPLTIEDVAHIIEAWTKIPLKSITEEEAIKLLNLEQRLHQRVIGQDEAISSISRTVRRNRSGFRKRRKPASFIFVGPTGVGKTEVVRALAKEMFGSEDDMIRIDMSEYMERHTVSKLIGSPPGYVGYDEGGQLTEKVRRRPYSVILFDEIEKAHADVFNMLLQILEDGRLTDAQGRTVFFENTIIVMTSNAGTSYKSKSMGFGNANTLEESEHIKDALKEVFRPEFLNRVDDIVVFTRLSKPQLREIVDLMIKEVQTELAEKGISLHVSDEVKEFLLEKGYDDKYGARPLRRVIQRYIEDEISELYLRKEILDKDSISAIMLNAQVSIVKSHE; this is encoded by the coding sequence ATGAAAAAATGTTCAGTATGTAAGAAGAATATAGCTATGCTTTTTGCTTCGACATATGAAAATGGTAAACCAGAAATGAAAGGGCTATGCCTTAACTGTGCTAAGAAGATGAATATCCCAGGGATAGATGATCTTATAAAGCAGACAGGTATGTCAGAGGAAGAGCTATCTGCAATCACTGACCAGATGAATGATTCTATGAGTATGTTTGATGAGGATAGCGAGATGGATTTTTTATCAAATTTTAAGGATGCTGATAAGGAAGACGAGGTTCAAATAGAAGAAAATGAAGAAGCTGAGGCTCATCAAGATGAAGTAGAAGATAAAGAGCCGTCTAAGAAAAAGAAGAAGAAAAAGAAATACCTAGATACCTTTGGAACTAACCTTACTGACAAAGCTTCAAAAAATCAAATAGATAAGGTTATAGGAAGAGATAAAGAAATTCAAAGGGTAATACAGATATTAAATAGAAGAGCAAAAAACAATCCAGTACTAGTAGGAGAGCCAGGAGTAGGAAAAACTGCTATTGCAGAAGGACTAGCTGTTAGGATAGCTGAAAAGCAAGTGCCATCAAAGCTACTAAACGCAGAGGTATATCTGCTGGATATGACTGCTGTTGTTGCTGGAACTCAGTTTAGAGGCCAGTTCGAGGGAAGAATGAAGTCTATAATCACTGAAGCTCAAAGCTACGGCAATATCATTTTAGTAATAGATGAGCTTCACAATATCATGGGTGCAGGAGAGGTTCATGGTGGAACTATGAATGCTGCCAATATCCTAAAGCCAGCTCTTGCAAGAGGAGATGTCCAAATCATCGGAGCAACTACTTTATCAGAGTATAGAAAGCATATCGAAAAGGACTCTGCGCTTGAAAGACGCTTTCAACCTGTAATCGTAGATGAACCTAGTGAAGAAGAAAGCATAGAAATACTAAAAGGAATAAAAGTCTACTACGAGGATTATCATCAAGTGAGTATTTCTGATGAAGTAATAGAAGCGGCTGTAAAGATGTCTAATAGATATATCACAGATAGATTTTTGCCTGATAAAGCCATAGATGTAATAGATGAGGCAGGCTCTAGAGCCAATCTTGTAAATGAAGTGCTAACTAGCATCGAGGATTACAAAACTCAGCTGATGCAAAGCACCTACCTAAAAGATCAAGCTTCAGAAAAAGGTGATTTTGAAGGAGCAGCTTATTACAAGGCTGAAGAAATTCGTCTTACTCAAAAAATTGAACTGCTTGAAAAGAGTTCAAAGACACCTCTTACGATAGAAGATGTAGCTCATATCATAGAAGCATGGACTAAGATTCCTCTTAAATCCATAACCGAGGAAGAGGCTATAAAGCTTCTGAATCTAGAGCAAAGACTTCACCAAAGAGTAATAGGTCAAGATGAAGCTATATCTAGCATCTCAAGAACAGTAAGAAGAAATCGTTCTGGCTTTAGAAAAAGAAGAAAGCCAGCATCCTTTATATTTGTAGGCCCTACAGGAGTAGGAAAGACAGAGGTAGTAAGAGCTTTAGCAAAAGAGATGTTTGGAAGCGAAGATGATATGATAAGAATCGATATGAGTGAGTATATGGAAAGACATACAGTATCAAAGCTCATAGGCTCACCTCCTGGATATGTAGGCTATGATGAGGGTGGACAGCTGACAGAAAAAGTAAGAAGAAGACCTTACTCTGTAATTTTATTTGATGAGATAGAAAAAGCTCATGCAGATGTATTTAACATGCTGCTTCAGATTTTAGAGGATGGAAGACTTACTGATGCACAAGGCAGAACAGTATTCTTTGAAAATACCATTATAGTTATGACCTCAAATGCTGGAACTTCATATAAAAGTAAGAGCATGGGCTTTGGAAATGCAAACACTCTAGAAGAGAGCGAGCATATCAAGGATGCCCTTAAGGAAGTCTTCAGACCTGAATTTTTAAATCGTGTAGACGATATAGTTGTGTTTACTAGACTTTCAAAGCCTCAGCTAAGAGAAATAGTAGACCTTATGATAAAGGAAGTTCAAACTGAGCTAGCAGAAAAAGGAATCAGTCTTCATGTGAGCGATGAAGTAAAAGAATTCTTACTAGAAAAAGGCTATGATGACAAATATGGAGCAAGACCTCTAAGACGAGTGATACAAAGATATATTGAAGATGAAATATCGGAGCTATACTTGCGTAAAGAGATTCTGGATAAAGACTCAATATCAGCAATCATGCTAAATGCACAGGTAAGTATAGTAAAAAGCCATGAATGA